From a region of the Paraburkholderia hospita genome:
- the ruvC gene encoding crossover junction endodeoxyribonuclease RuvC has product MRILGIDPGLRVTGFGVIDQSGHQLTYVTSGVIKTADADLPSRLGTIFEGISTLIRQHAPDQSAIEKVFVNVNPQSTLLLGQARGAAICGLVAGGVPVAEYTALQLKQAVVGYGRATKEQMQQMVVRLLCLSGIPSTDAADALGMAICHAHGGGTLSTLGGIAPALAKKGLRVRRGRLIG; this is encoded by the coding sequence ATGAGAATTCTCGGCATCGACCCAGGCTTGCGCGTCACCGGTTTCGGCGTGATCGATCAGTCCGGCCATCAGCTGACTTACGTGACGAGCGGCGTCATCAAGACCGCCGATGCCGATCTGCCGTCACGCCTGGGCACCATATTCGAGGGTATTTCCACGCTGATCCGCCAACATGCGCCGGACCAGTCGGCGATCGAAAAGGTGTTCGTCAACGTCAATCCGCAATCGACGCTATTGCTCGGCCAGGCACGCGGCGCCGCGATCTGCGGGCTGGTGGCGGGCGGCGTGCCCGTTGCCGAGTACACGGCATTGCAGTTGAAGCAAGCCGTGGTCGGCTACGGACGCGCGACCAAGGAACAGATGCAGCAGATGGTCGTACGGCTGTTGTGCCTGTCGGGCATCCCTTCCACCGATGCCGCCGATGCGCTCGGCATGGCGATCTGCCACGCGCACGGCGGCGGCACGTTGAGCACGCTGGGCGGTATTGCGCCCGCGCTTGCGAAGAAAGGCTTGCGAGTGCGGCGTGGGCGGCTGATCGGCTAG
- the purH gene encoding bifunctional phosphoribosylaminoimidazolecarboxamide formyltransferase/IMP cyclohydrolase, producing the protein MIKQALISVSDKSGIVDFAKSLSDLGVKILSTGGTAKLLADAGLPVTEVADYTGFPEMLDGRVKTLHPKVHGGILARRDLPEHMAALEKHDIPTIDLLVVNLYPFVQTISKEECSLEDAIENIDIGGPTMLRSAAKNHRDVTVVVDPADYATVLEEMRANGNTVGYKTNFRLATKVFAHTAQYDGAITNYLTSLTEELQHRERNTYPATFNLAFDKVQDLRYGENPHQSAAFYRDIAVPAGALANYRQLQGKELSYNNIADSDAAWECVKTFDAPACVIIKHANPCGVAVGANPHEAYSKAFQTDPTSAFGGIIAFNREVDETAAQAVAKQFVEVLIAPSFSDAAKQVFAAKQNVRLLEIALGDGHNAFDLKRVGGGLLVQSLDAKNVQPHELRVVTKRHPTPKEMDDLLFAWRVAKFVKSNAIVFCANGMTMGVGAGQMSRVDSARIASIKAQNAGLTLSGSAVASDAFFPFRDGLDVVVNAGATCVIQPGGSMRDDEVIAAADEHNIAMVVTGIRHFRH; encoded by the coding sequence ATGATCAAGCAAGCGCTCATCTCCGTTTCCGACAAGTCCGGCATCGTCGATTTCGCGAAATCGTTGTCGGACCTCGGCGTCAAGATCCTGTCGACGGGCGGCACCGCGAAACTGCTCGCGGACGCCGGCCTTCCCGTTACCGAAGTGGCCGACTACACGGGCTTTCCGGAAATGCTGGATGGGCGCGTGAAGACGCTGCACCCGAAGGTGCACGGTGGCATTCTGGCCCGCCGCGATCTGCCCGAGCACATGGCCGCGCTCGAAAAGCATGACATTCCGACCATCGACCTGCTCGTCGTGAACCTGTATCCGTTCGTGCAGACGATCTCGAAGGAAGAGTGCTCGCTGGAAGACGCGATCGAGAACATCGATATCGGCGGCCCGACCATGCTGCGTTCAGCAGCGAAGAATCATCGCGACGTGACCGTCGTGGTCGATCCCGCTGACTACGCGACCGTGCTCGAAGAAATGCGCGCGAACGGCAACACGGTCGGCTACAAGACCAACTTCCGCCTCGCGACCAAGGTGTTCGCGCACACCGCGCAGTACGACGGCGCGATCACGAACTACCTGACGAGCCTCACGGAAGAACTGCAGCACCGCGAACGCAACACGTACCCGGCCACGTTCAACCTAGCGTTCGACAAGGTGCAGGACCTGCGCTACGGCGAGAACCCGCACCAGAGCGCAGCGTTCTACCGCGATATCGCCGTGCCTGCCGGCGCGCTCGCGAACTATCGCCAGTTGCAGGGCAAGGAACTGTCGTACAACAACATCGCTGACTCGGACGCCGCGTGGGAATGCGTGAAGACGTTCGACGCGCCCGCTTGCGTCATCATCAAGCACGCGAACCCGTGCGGCGTGGCCGTCGGCGCGAACCCGCACGAAGCGTATTCGAAGGCGTTCCAGACCGATCCGACCTCGGCGTTCGGCGGCATCATCGCGTTCAACCGCGAAGTCGACGAAACGGCGGCGCAGGCTGTCGCGAAGCAGTTCGTCGAAGTGCTGATCGCGCCGTCGTTCAGCGACGCGGCCAAGCAGGTGTTCGCGGCCAAGCAGAACGTGCGTCTGCTCGAAATCGCGCTGGGCGATGGCCATAACGCATTCGATCTGAAGCGCGTGGGCGGCGGTCTGCTCGTGCAATCGCTCGATGCGAAGAACGTACAGCCGCACGAACTGCGCGTCGTCACGAAGCGTCACCCGACGCCGAAGGAAATGGACGACCTGCTGTTCGCATGGCGTGTCGCGAAGTTCGTGAAGTCGAACGCGATCGTGTTCTGCGCGAACGGCATGACGATGGGCGTCGGCGCGGGCCAGATGAGCCGCGTGGATTCGGCGCGCATCGCGAGCATCAAGGCGCAGAACGCGGGCCTGACGCTGTCGGGCTCGGCGGTGGCGTCGGATGCGTTCTTCCCGTTCCGCGACGGTCTCGACGTGGTCGTGAACGCGGGCGCAACCTGCGTGATCCAGCCGGGCGGCTCGATGCGCGACGACGAAGTGATCGCCGCCGCCGACGAGCACAACATCGCGATGGTCGTGACGGGCATCCGCCACTTCCGCCACTGA
- a CDS encoding LysE family translocator, with product MLSLTTLALFSGACLALTATPGPDMLLIASRSVSQGRAAGFASLAGILVGTYCHALAAAFGLSQLFLAAPMAYDIVRFAGAAYLLYLAWKTFRSDGTMLAPDASMRRYPVGRIFRQGLFTNLLNPKVALFVLALFPQFVKPEAGSVAVQIMLLATVLNVIGFFVNGSVILLASRLSRKLTSGKRPSRWPQYLLGSVFAGLACRLALAGQR from the coding sequence ATGCTGAGTCTCACCACGCTCGCGCTGTTCTCAGGCGCGTGTCTCGCGCTTACCGCCACGCCCGGTCCCGATATGTTGCTGATTGCTTCCCGCAGCGTGAGCCAGGGAAGGGCAGCGGGTTTTGCGTCGCTCGCCGGGATTCTGGTGGGCACGTATTGCCATGCGCTTGCCGCGGCGTTCGGCCTGTCACAGCTCTTTCTTGCCGCGCCGATGGCCTACGACATCGTGCGCTTCGCGGGCGCGGCCTATCTGCTTTATCTTGCATGGAAGACGTTCCGCTCGGACGGCACCATGCTCGCGCCGGACGCATCGATGCGACGCTATCCCGTTGGCAGAATTTTCAGGCAAGGGTTGTTCACGAACCTGCTCAATCCGAAGGTTGCGCTGTTCGTGCTCGCATTGTTCCCGCAGTTCGTGAAGCCTGAGGCGGGATCGGTCGCTGTGCAGATCATGTTGCTTGCGACCGTGCTCAATGTGATCGGCTTCTTCGTGAATGGCAGCGTGATTCTGCTTGCCAGCAGACTGAGCCGGAAGCTGACTAGCGGCAAGCGCCCGTCGCGCTGGCCGCAGTATTTGCTCGGCTCGGTGTTTGCCGGCCTGGCATGCCGGCTGGCGCTGGCGGGACAACGCTGA
- a CDS encoding Fis family transcriptional regulator: protein MSKHNIEQCVRDSLGMYFQDLDGSNPHDVYDMVISCVEKPLLEVVLEQAGGNQSLAAEYLGINRNTLRKKLQQHGLL from the coding sequence ATGAGCAAGCACAATATCGAACAATGTGTCCGCGATAGCCTGGGGATGTATTTTCAGGATCTCGACGGCTCCAATCCGCACGACGTCTACGACATGGTGATTTCGTGCGTAGAAAAACCGTTGCTCGAGGTGGTGCTCGAGCAGGCCGGCGGCAATCAGTCGCTGGCAGCCGAGTATCTCGGCATCAACCGCAATACGCTGCGCAAGAAACTGCAACAGCACGGCCTGCTGTAG
- the dusB gene encoding tRNA dihydrouridine synthase DusB produces MPTLGSHTLRNNLFVAPMAGVTDRPFRQLCKRMGAGYAVSEMVASNAQLWKSEKTMRRANHTGEVEPIAVQIAGADPQMMAEAARYNVANGAQIIDINMGCPAKKVCNVAAGSALLQNEPLVQRIVEAVVNAVGVGPDAVPVTLKIRTGWDRDNKNALTIARLAESAGISMLTVHGRTRADLYHGEAEYETIAAVKAAVKIPVVANGDITSPHKAREVLAATGADAIMIGRAAQGRPWLFREIEHFLLTGALMEAPRIDEIQQVMNEHLEDHYAFYGEFTGVRTARKHIGWYTRGLSGANVFRHRMNTLDTTREQLLAVNEFFDAQKAISDRLVYVDNEVNNNGEQDQTDRLAA; encoded by the coding sequence ATGCCCACTCTCGGCTCCCACACTCTGCGCAACAACCTGTTCGTCGCCCCGATGGCAGGCGTGACCGACCGGCCGTTCCGCCAGCTCTGCAAGCGCATGGGCGCGGGCTATGCGGTATCGGAGATGGTCGCGTCCAACGCGCAGTTGTGGAAAAGCGAAAAGACGATGCGCCGCGCCAACCACACGGGCGAGGTCGAGCCGATCGCCGTGCAGATCGCGGGCGCCGACCCGCAGATGATGGCCGAGGCCGCGCGCTACAACGTCGCGAACGGCGCGCAGATCATCGACATCAACATGGGCTGCCCGGCCAAGAAGGTCTGCAACGTCGCGGCCGGTTCGGCGCTGTTGCAGAACGAACCGCTCGTGCAGCGGATCGTCGAAGCCGTGGTGAATGCCGTTGGCGTCGGTCCGGATGCCGTGCCCGTCACGCTGAAAATCCGCACCGGCTGGGACCGCGACAACAAGAACGCACTGACCATCGCACGCCTCGCCGAAAGCGCCGGCATTTCGATGCTGACGGTGCACGGCCGCACGCGCGCCGACCTGTATCACGGCGAAGCGGAGTACGAAACGATTGCCGCCGTGAAGGCCGCGGTGAAGATTCCCGTCGTCGCGAACGGCGACATTACGTCGCCGCACAAGGCGCGTGAGGTGCTCGCCGCGACGGGCGCAGATGCCATCATGATCGGCCGCGCCGCGCAGGGGCGCCCGTGGCTCTTCCGGGAGATCGAACATTTCCTGCTGACGGGCGCGCTGATGGAAGCGCCGCGCATCGATGAGATCCAGCAGGTGATGAACGAGCATCTGGAGGATCACTACGCGTTCTACGGCGAATTTACAGGCGTTCGCACTGCGCGCAAGCACATCGGCTGGTACACTCGCGGCCTTTCTGGCGCCAACGTGTTCCGCCATCGTATGAATACGCTGGACACGACGCGCGAACAACTGCTCGCCGTCAATGAATTCTTCGACGCGCAAAAGGCGATTTCGGACCGCCTCGTGTACGTCGACAACGAAGTCAACAACAACGGTGAGCAGGACCAAACCGACCGACTAGCAGCATGA